In a genomic window of Deinococcus radiotolerans:
- a CDS encoding ATP-binding cassette domain-containing protein, which yields MSAPPLLETRGITKRYGHVEALRGADFTVYPGEVVALLGDNGAGKSTLVKAITGTIQPDEGQILFEGRPVQMTSPLDARTLGIETVFQDLALVPDMDPSGNLFLGREILRPGLLGRLGMLDRRAMHERTVEAFTRLGVNIQDAQAKVIGMSGGQRQGVAVARAMVWASKMVLMDEPTAALGVVQSRHVNDLILRVRDQGVAVVLVSHNMQHVFEVADRIEVLRLGRRVAARRKADTSIEEVVADMTGLSVTGAA from the coding sequence ATGTCGGCCCCACCCCTGCTGGAAACCCGAGGCATCACCAAACGCTACGGGCACGTCGAGGCCCTGCGCGGCGCCGACTTCACCGTCTACCCCGGCGAGGTCGTCGCCCTGCTCGGCGACAACGGCGCGGGCAAGAGCACCCTCGTCAAGGCCATCACCGGTACCATCCAGCCCGACGAGGGCCAGATTCTCTTCGAGGGGCGTCCCGTCCAGATGACCTCGCCCCTCGACGCCCGCACCCTCGGCATCGAGACCGTCTTCCAGGACCTCGCCCTCGTGCCCGACATGGACCCCTCCGGGAACCTCTTCCTGGGCCGCGAGATCCTGCGCCCCGGCCTGCTGGGCCGCCTGGGCATGCTCGACCGCCGCGCCATGCACGAGCGCACCGTCGAGGCCTTCACCCGCCTGGGCGTGAACATCCAGGACGCCCAAGCCAAGGTCATCGGCATGTCCGGTGGGCAGCGCCAGGGCGTCGCGGTCGCCCGCGCCATGGTCTGGGCCAGCAAGATGGTCCTGATGGACGAACCCACCGCTGCCCTCGGCGTGGTGCAGTCCCGGCACGTGAACGACCTGATCCTGCGCGTCCGCGACCAGGGCGTGGCGGTCGTGCTCGTCAGCCACAACATGCAGCACGTCTTCGAGGTCGCCGACCGCATCGAGGTGCTGCGCCTGGGCCGCCGCGTCGCCGCGCGCCGCAAGGCCGACACCAGCATCGAGGAAGTCGTGGCCGACATGACCGGCCTGAGCGTCACGGGAGCCGCATGA
- a CDS encoding LacI family DNA-binding transcriptional regulator → MNARPTMQDVARLAGVSIKTVSRVVNNEPRVDPDTRARVQATIDELGFRRNEQARSLRPGQSSSLIGLVSGDLGNPFYSAIARGIEEVAYEHGHLLLTASSEEQPARERQLLETYLQHNVAGLIVAPTLDAAHTITPELLRGVPLVSVDRPVSDPDPFDTVLLDNRAGAYRAVTHLIHDGHTRIGIIDGNPRVYTGQERTAGYLNALRDAGLTPHPNLMIHGHHGAQHAEQATHQLLSQDQRPSAIFATNNRIATGVIRALHARRRTLAVASFDDFEFADVINLPLTLVSYDAMDLGRAAARRLLQRIQGDTSPPQRLTQPVTLRVPGEAH, encoded by the coding sequence ATGAACGCCCGCCCCACGATGCAGGACGTCGCCCGCCTGGCTGGCGTCAGCATCAAGACGGTCTCCCGCGTGGTCAACAACGAACCCCGCGTCGACCCCGACACCCGCGCGCGCGTGCAGGCCACCATCGACGAACTCGGCTTCCGCCGCAACGAACAGGCCCGCAGCCTCCGCCCCGGCCAGAGCAGCTCCCTGATCGGCCTCGTCAGCGGCGACCTCGGCAACCCCTTCTATTCCGCCATCGCCCGCGGCATCGAGGAGGTCGCCTACGAACACGGCCACCTCCTGCTCACCGCCAGCAGCGAGGAACAGCCCGCGCGCGAACGGCAACTCCTCGAAACGTACCTGCAACACAACGTCGCGGGCCTGATCGTCGCCCCCACCCTTGACGCCGCCCACACCATCACGCCCGAACTGCTGCGCGGCGTGCCGCTCGTCAGCGTGGACCGTCCCGTCAGCGATCCGGACCCATTCGACACCGTGCTGCTCGACAACCGCGCCGGCGCCTACCGGGCCGTCACGCACCTCATCCACGACGGCCACACCCGCATCGGCATCATCGACGGCAACCCCCGCGTGTACACCGGGCAGGAACGCACCGCCGGGTACCTGAACGCCCTGCGTGACGCCGGACTCACCCCGCACCCCAACCTCATGATTCACGGCCACCACGGCGCCCAGCACGCGGAACAGGCCACGCACCAGCTGCTCAGTCAGGACCAGCGGCCCAGCGCGATCTTCGCCACCAACAACCGCATCGCCACCGGCGTCATCCGCGCCCTGCACGCCCGGCGCCGCACGCTGGCGGTGGCCAGCTTCGACGACTTCGAATTCGCCGACGTCATCAACCTGCCCCTGACGCTCGTCTCCTACGACGCCATGGACCTCGGCCGCGCCGCCGCCCGCCGCCTCCTGCAACGCATCCAGGGGGACACCAGCCCGCCGCAGCGCCTGACGCAGCCCGTCACGCTGCGGGTGCCCGGCGAGGCCCACTGA
- a CDS encoding PEP/pyruvate-binding domain-containing protein — MTSAAPATRSPQTRCPAPLLDAAGTLHAGPEETGAKAWSLARLHHYGFRVPEVLVVPAHVHRDWLDTAPVPSTRPDLLRAWAARAPLPTALVAALQTLAGRGRHWRGGHWAVRSSSPHEDHAAHAFAGQYLTRLNVAAADLPTAVRDVWQSLWTEHAVTARARSGARPDMAVLLTPMVDAVSSGVTFTADPVTGAPDRLSVHAAWGLGEQVVQGHAADTWTFRTDPLTSTLRLISAHVASKTEQVRPQPGGGVQVTGAPPGQADQPALSRPQALNVAQLTRLAALSLDFSRPCDLEWAFDGRDVWLLQARPITTPPLQPIMWTRGNIGEVTPHPLRAVDWSAAQVITPHVLNGALTVARVPAEPDAPRCALRGGYLYLNATGLHRDLRRAFGLTAADVNALIGGPPLAPADEVTPVVRSVQMANLLKLAVRMPGLRLLGRFQATRLIRWSARQAGAALPTGPAALSQALEATFGQLLGRRALFLLQGSGAATWVLRGLLTTLRPGEGPALALDLLQGGRPSVSAAQAHDLARLADLARTDPAARAWLQAAEPDWPPPHPVGRPLRRGLQRFLRRYGHRATLESYSSPPRWRDDPRPVLAHLALLLDRPPLTARPRRPVRAALWWPVAALLAALARQELRDRELGRSAVFSPVGPYRRVLLGAGTQWAAQGVLTRAEDVFDLTLPEVHAALRGERPLRGLRDLTRDRQATLARQQATRPPDLLMEGSVSPAQASPPPAPPGGLPSWSGTCASRGAVTGRACVLRSPADHADLRPGDILIAPSATPAWTPLYLQVRGLVLETGGLLSHGAIVAREFGLPTLINVPGLLNEVQTGDHLHLDATNGTLTRVARTGP; from the coding sequence GTGACCTCCGCCGCCCCGGCCACCCGCTCCCCGCAGACCCGCTGCCCTGCCCCGCTGCTGGACGCGGCAGGCACCCTGCACGCCGGGCCGGAAGAGACCGGTGCCAAGGCGTGGTCCCTGGCCCGCCTGCACCACTACGGCTTTCGCGTGCCGGAGGTGCTGGTCGTGCCCGCCCACGTGCACCGCGACTGGCTGGATACGGCGCCTGTGCCCAGCACCCGCCCGGATCTCCTGAGGGCATGGGCGGCCCGCGCGCCGCTCCCGACTGCTCTGGTGGCGGCGTTGCAGACCCTGGCCGGGCGTGGCCGGCACTGGCGCGGCGGGCACTGGGCCGTGAGATCCTCCTCGCCGCACGAGGACCACGCGGCGCACGCGTTCGCCGGGCAGTACCTCACCCGCCTGAACGTCGCGGCCGCCGACCTGCCCACGGCGGTGCGGGACGTCTGGCAGTCCCTGTGGACCGAGCACGCCGTCACGGCCCGCGCGCGCAGCGGCGCCAGGCCCGACATGGCAGTCCTGTTGACCCCGATGGTGGACGCGGTCAGCAGCGGCGTGACCTTCACGGCCGACCCCGTCACGGGAGCGCCGGACCGTCTGAGCGTTCACGCGGCCTGGGGCCTGGGGGAGCAGGTCGTGCAGGGCCACGCCGCGGACACGTGGACCTTCCGCACCGACCCCCTGACCAGCACGTTGCGCCTGATCAGTGCCCATGTGGCCAGCAAGACGGAACAGGTCCGCCCGCAGCCGGGCGGTGGCGTGCAGGTCACCGGGGCGCCCCCCGGGCAGGCCGATCAGCCCGCCCTCAGCCGCCCGCAGGCCCTGAACGTGGCGCAGCTGACCCGCCTGGCGGCCCTGAGTCTGGACTTCAGCAGGCCCTGCGACCTCGAATGGGCCTTCGACGGCCGCGACGTGTGGCTTCTCCAGGCCCGGCCCATCACCACGCCGCCCCTTCAGCCCATCATGTGGACCCGGGGGAACATCGGCGAGGTGACCCCGCACCCCCTGCGCGCCGTGGACTGGAGCGCCGCGCAGGTCATCACGCCCCACGTCCTGAACGGGGCGCTCACCGTGGCCCGAGTGCCCGCCGAACCGGACGCCCCGCGCTGCGCGCTGCGCGGCGGGTACCTTTACCTGAACGCCACGGGCCTGCACCGCGATCTGCGCCGCGCATTCGGCCTGACCGCGGCGGACGTGAACGCCCTGATCGGCGGCCCACCGCTCGCGCCCGCAGACGAGGTCACGCCAGTTGTGCGGTCCGTCCAGATGGCCAACCTGCTGAAGCTGGCGGTCCGCATGCCCGGGCTGCGCCTGCTGGGCCGCTTTCAGGCCACGCGGCTGATCCGCTGGAGCGCGCGGCAGGCCGGCGCGGCCCTGCCCACAGGCCCGGCAGCGCTTTCCCAGGCCCTGGAGGCCACCTTCGGTCAGCTGCTGGGCCGGCGGGCGCTGTTCCTGCTCCAGGGGAGCGGCGCCGCCACCTGGGTGCTGCGGGGACTGCTCACGACCCTGCGGCCCGGCGAGGGCCCGGCGCTGGCGCTGGATCTGCTGCAGGGGGGCCGCCCCAGCGTCAGTGCCGCGCAGGCGCATGACCTGGCCCGACTGGCTGATCTCGCCCGGACCGATCCGGCCGCGCGGGCGTGGCTGCAAGCGGCCGAACCGGACTGGCCGCCACCCCATCCGGTTGGGCGGCCGCTGCGCAGAGGCCTTCAGCGGTTCCTGCGCCGGTACGGGCACCGCGCCACCCTGGAGAGCTACAGCTCGCCGCCCCGCTGGCGAGACGACCCCCGGCCGGTCCTGGCCCACCTGGCCCTGCTGCTCGACCGGCCGCCCCTCACGGCCCGGCCCCGCCGCCCGGTCCGGGCCGCCCTGTGGTGGCCGGTCGCGGCGCTGCTGGCCGCGCTGGCCCGTCAGGAACTCCGCGACCGTGAACTGGGCCGCAGCGCCGTCTTCAGTCCCGTCGGACCGTACAGGCGCGTGCTCCTCGGCGCCGGGACCCAGTGGGCCGCGCAGGGCGTCCTGACCCGGGCGGAGGACGTCTTCGACCTGACGCTGCCCGAGGTGCACGCCGCCCTGCGCGGCGAGCGGCCCCTCAGGGGCCTGCGTGACCTCACCCGTGACCGTCAGGCCACCCTGGCCCGTCAGCAGGCAACGCGCCCGCCTGATCTCCTCATGGAAGGTTCCGTCAGTCCAGCTCAGGCCTCACCGCCCCCAGCGCCGCCGGGAGGGCTCCCCAGCTGGTCCGGGACCTGCGCCAGCCGGGGTGCTGTCACGGGCCGCGCGTGCGTGCTGCGTAGCCCGGCCGACCACGCCGACCTGCGCCCCGGTGACATTCTGATCGCCCCCAGCGCCACGCCCGCCTGGACGCCCCTGTACCTGCAGGTCCGGGGACTCGTGCTGGAGACCGGCGGCCTCCTCTCACACGGCGCGATCGTGGCCCGCGAATTCGGGCTGCCCACCCTCATCAACGTCCCGGGGCTCCTGAACGAGGTGCAGACCGGCGATCACCTGCACCTTGACGCGACGAACGGCACGCTCACCCGCGTGGCCCGGACCGGTCCATGA
- a CDS encoding glycosyltransferase, whose amino-acid sequence MTARSLRQRVIRAALLFLGFKFATLLVNALSLPRLHAAPAPGARRVSILIPARDEARNLAQLLPGAVRQGALEVLVIDDGSTDGTAQVARAAGARVVPGRPLPQGWKGKSWACHQLAEQASGDILLFLDADVRLHPGAAAALAAHLQASRAGLVSVLPRPQQLNLGTRLLAPLVDVMVLTWLPYPIQRLRWPGATTANAQVMAFRRAAYDAAGGHRAVRHEMLEGTQLARRVRATGWPVTKTVGAALIGIRAYASYPASVQGFSKHALHVHLGSRALMVALSALHFLVYTWPWLIPAGGRAHWALRLLGPAERILVNLFTGRRRAADLGEGLLVPLTLPAALPAYRLALRARVTWKGRAYENDPSRP is encoded by the coding sequence ATGACCGCCCGGTCCCTGCGTCAGCGGGTCATCCGCGCCGCGCTGCTGTTCCTAGGGTTCAAGTTCGCCACGTTGCTGGTCAATGCCCTGAGCCTGCCGCGCCTGCACGCTGCTCCGGCGCCCGGGGCGCGCCGCGTGTCCATCCTGATTCCCGCGCGGGACGAGGCGCGCAACCTCGCCCAGCTGTTGCCGGGCGCGGTCCGGCAGGGGGCGCTGGAGGTCCTGGTGATTGACGACGGCAGTACCGACGGCACGGCTCAGGTGGCCCGCGCGGCCGGCGCGCGCGTCGTGCCGGGCCGGCCCCTTCCACAGGGCTGGAAGGGCAAGAGCTGGGCCTGCCATCAACTGGCCGAGCAGGCCAGTGGGGACATCCTGTTGTTTCTGGACGCCGACGTGCGCCTGCACCCGGGCGCCGCCGCCGCTCTGGCCGCGCACCTTCAGGCCAGCCGGGCGGGCCTGGTCAGCGTGCTGCCCCGCCCGCAGCAGCTCAATCTCGGCACCCGTCTTCTCGCGCCGCTGGTGGACGTGATGGTGCTCACGTGGCTGCCGTACCCCATCCAGCGGCTGCGCTGGCCCGGCGCGACCACCGCCAACGCGCAGGTGATGGCCTTTCGCCGCGCGGCGTACGACGCGGCCGGTGGGCACCGCGCCGTGCGCCACGAGATGCTGGAGGGCACCCAGCTGGCCCGGCGGGTGCGGGCCACTGGCTGGCCGGTCACGAAGACCGTGGGCGCCGCCCTGATCGGGATTCGGGCCTACGCCTCCTATCCGGCGTCGGTGCAGGGGTTCAGCAAGCACGCGCTGCACGTGCACCTCGGCTCGCGGGCGCTGATGGTCGCGCTGAGCGCGCTGCATTTTCTGGTGTACACGTGGCCGTGGCTGATCCCGGCCGGTGGGCGCGCGCACTGGGCGCTCCGTCTGCTGGGCCCGGCCGAGCGGATCCTGGTGAACCTGTTCACCGGGCGGCGCCGCGCTGCGGACCTGGGTGAAGGCCTGCTCGTTCCCCTGACCCTGCCGGCAGCGCTGCCGGCTTACCGGCTCGCCCTGCGAGCGCGGGTGACCTGGAAGGGACGCGCCTATGAGAACGACCCGTCCCGGCCCTGA
- a CDS encoding NADH-dependent flavin oxidoreductase, with the protein MSDVSALFEPYTFRSGVQVRNRLALAPMTTTSADPDDNVSAAELDYIARRSAGVGLVITAVAYVTPGGKGFPGQFGAEHDGRLDSLRALAGRIKAAGARAVLQIFHAGHNAPPELVGGDVTSASDVPSTQAHRAHVPVRALSSDEVAAIVRDFGHATRRAIDAGFDGVEIHGANGYLIQQFVSAHSNRREDQWGGTPEKRLAFPLAIIDEVQRARAQAPQPFLIGYRFSPEEPQDQGLTMHDTFALLDALRERHLDYVHVSLHEYDATPRRGGDPDRTRLQQIAEHLGDTPLIGVGNIWTPADAQRALDLGATFVALGRALLLDPEWVQKVQAGRANDLRTTFTPADRDALTLPEPMWGVLTGFMLKDRLVTPAEAHA; encoded by the coding sequence ATGTCTGACGTGTCTGCCCTCTTCGAGCCCTACACCTTCCGCAGCGGCGTGCAGGTCCGTAACCGCCTGGCGCTGGCGCCCATGACCACCACCTCCGCCGACCCGGACGACAACGTTTCCGCCGCGGAACTCGACTACATCGCCCGGCGTTCCGCTGGCGTCGGCCTGGTCATCACGGCGGTCGCCTACGTCACCCCGGGCGGCAAAGGCTTCCCCGGCCAGTTCGGCGCTGAACACGACGGCCGCCTCGACAGCCTGCGCGCCCTCGCCGGACGCATCAAGGCCGCCGGCGCCCGCGCCGTGCTCCAGATCTTCCACGCCGGACACAACGCCCCGCCCGAACTGGTGGGTGGAGACGTCACCTCCGCCAGCGACGTCCCGTCCACCCAGGCGCACCGCGCCCACGTGCCGGTCCGCGCGCTGAGCAGCGACGAGGTGGCCGCCATCGTCCGGGACTTCGGCCACGCCACCCGCCGCGCCATTGACGCCGGTTTCGACGGCGTGGAAATCCACGGCGCCAACGGCTACCTGATCCAGCAGTTCGTTTCCGCGCACAGCAACCGCCGCGAGGACCAGTGGGGCGGCACTCCCGAAAAGCGGCTCGCGTTCCCGCTGGCCATCATTGACGAGGTCCAGCGGGCCCGCGCCCAGGCCCCCCAGCCGTTCCTGATCGGGTACCGGTTCTCGCCCGAGGAACCGCAGGATCAGGGCCTGACCATGCACGACACCTTCGCGCTGCTGGACGCGCTGCGCGAACGCCACCTCGACTACGTGCACGTGTCTCTGCACGAGTACGACGCCACCCCCCGCCGCGGCGGCGACCCCGACCGCACCCGCCTCCAGCAGATTGCCGAGCACCTGGGTGACACGCCCCTGATCGGCGTGGGCAACATCTGGACGCCAGCAGACGCCCAGCGCGCCCTGGACCTGGGTGCGACCTTCGTGGCCCTGGGGCGCGCCCTGCTGCTTGACCCGGAATGGGTTCAGAAAGTGCAGGCTGGCCGCGCCAACGACCTGCGCACCACCTTCACGCCTGCCGACCGCGACGCCCTCACGCTTCCGGAACCCATGTGGGGCGTCCTGACCGGATTCATGCTCAAAGACCGCCTCGTCACACCCGCCGAAGCTCACGCCTGA
- a CDS encoding sugar phosphate isomerase/epimerase family protein has protein sequence MQYATRLNSLRSRPELYFPPGRITTLDLLRRATQIQGLNSLSMNYPEHFADTTLAEVRQFLGDAGLTLDSLNIRFPAEDFGDGGFTHPDARVRQAAIDLTCRAVDACVELGGQDIIVWPGYDGFDYPFQDEYARMFDDTVAAFARIAAHNPAVRIGIEYKPREPRKHSLLANMGETLLAVSAVDADNLGVVLDYCHTLMANEHPPKVAGLALGRGKLFGVHLNDGYGQQDDGMMVGTASLVTTVELLVTLLRHGYAGSIYFDTFPVREDPVRECEWNIRISERLLGMAREVVATTPPSTTHDPFTVTRVIEQLLIPERVHV, from the coding sequence ATGCAGTACGCCACCCGCCTCAATTCACTCAGGTCCAGACCGGAGCTGTACTTCCCGCCGGGCCGGATCACCACCCTCGATCTGCTGCGCCGCGCCACCCAGATTCAGGGCCTCAACTCGCTGAGCATGAACTACCCCGAGCACTTCGCCGACACGACCCTGGCCGAGGTTCGCCAGTTTCTGGGCGACGCCGGGCTCACGCTCGACAGCCTGAACATCCGCTTCCCGGCAGAGGACTTCGGGGACGGCGGCTTCACCCACCCGGACGCCCGCGTGCGGCAGGCCGCCATCGACCTGACGTGCCGCGCCGTGGACGCCTGCGTCGAGCTGGGTGGACAGGACATCATCGTCTGGCCCGGGTACGACGGCTTCGACTACCCCTTCCAGGACGAGTACGCCCGCATGTTCGACGACACCGTGGCGGCGTTCGCGCGGATCGCAGCGCACAACCCGGCGGTCCGGATCGGCATCGAGTACAAGCCGCGCGAACCCCGCAAGCACTCGCTGCTGGCCAACATGGGCGAGACGCTGCTGGCGGTCAGTGCCGTGGACGCCGACAACCTGGGCGTCGTGCTCGACTACTGCCACACCCTGATGGCCAACGAGCACCCGCCGAAGGTGGCGGGGCTGGCCCTGGGACGCGGCAAACTGTTCGGCGTGCACCTCAACGACGGCTACGGCCAGCAGGACGACGGCATGATGGTGGGCACGGCCTCGCTGGTCACGACGGTGGAACTGCTCGTGACGCTGCTGCGGCACGGCTACGCCGGATCGATCTACTTCGACACCTTCCCCGTCCGTGAGGACCCGGTGCGTGAATGTGAGTGGAACATCCGCATCTCTGAGCGTTTGCTCGGGATGGCCCGGGAGGTCGTGGCCACCACGCCGCCCAGCACCACCCACGACCCCTTCACCGT